A stretch of Astyanax mexicanus isolate ESR-SI-001 chromosome 21, AstMex3_surface, whole genome shotgun sequence DNA encodes these proteins:
- the LOC125785622 gene encoding polymeric immunoglobulin receptor-like, whose product MKILLIFTFFLISGPAACFDVIGYSRGSIIIYCNTKLSGNDGYFCKESTNQCVFLQSAQRQNSWDHKGRVSLTDGSGYLRVFYQNLSLEDAGLYWCGETGVWNQTVNLRVKTDPCCLGPKTVIGYPGETTNINCPYPEEFQKNTKFFYKQSEPYLSPVISTTESQIGSFSISDNRRSRVFSVRISDVGEDDGGVYYCGEWIRGNEVSYHLLYTEIHLHKTSTSSYPTSTNNYPTSTSSYPTTNRANYTNSDHFW is encoded by the exons ATGAAGATCCTCCTCATCTTCACCTTCTTCCTGATCTCAG GTCCAGCAGCTTGCTTTGATGTGATTGGCTACTCAAGAGGCAGCATCATTATCTACTGCAATACCAAACTATCTGGGAATGATGGATATTTCTGTAAAGAATCAACAAACCAGTGTGTGTTTCTGCAATCTGCTCAAAGACAAAACTCATGGGATCATAAAGGCAGAGTTTCTCTAACTGATGGTTCTGGATACCTTAGAGTTTTCTACCAAAATCTGAGTTTAGAAGATGCTGGATTATATTGGTGTGGAGAGACTGGAGTGTGGAATCAAACTGTGAACCTGAGAGTGAAAACAG ATCCATGTTGTTTGGGACCAAAGACTGTGATTGGTTATCCTGGAGAAACCACCAACATCAACTGTCCCTATCCAGAGGAGTTTCAGAAAAACACCAAGTTCTTCTACAAACAGAGCGAACCATATTTATCTCCAGTGATCTCTACCACTGAATCTCAGATAGGCAGCTTCTCCATCTCTGATAACAGAAGATCTAGAGTTTTCAGTGTGAGAATCAGTGATGTGGGAGAAGATGATGGAGGAGTTTATTACTGTGGAGAGTGGATTAGAGGGAATGAAGTCAGTTATCATCTCCTCTACACAGAGATTCATCTGCA CAAgaccagcaccagcagctaccCCACCAGTACCAACAACTAccccaccagcaccagcagctaccCCACCACCAACAGAGCCAACTACACCAACAGTGACCACTTCTGGTAA